A portion of the Mycobacterium paraseoulense genome contains these proteins:
- a CDS encoding nitroreductase family protein, which produces MDIEYLLTATRSARKTLDVDAPVDLADIRECLRIGLQAANGSNQQSWRWLVVSDPALRNEIAELYRAAYLLRVGGRLIADVVPAGTPEGRIMSSTEWLVTNMAKVPLLVIPCYQPYLPRIEGDELFHQATLYGSIFPAVWNFQLALHTRGYGTCITTLHLHREEEVRRLLGIPETYVQGCLLPVGRLRAGHTFRPARRRPVGEVVARDGWDGPAL; this is translated from the coding sequence ATGGATATCGAGTACCTCCTCACCGCCACCCGTTCGGCGCGCAAGACGCTCGACGTGGACGCGCCGGTCGACCTCGCGGACATCCGGGAGTGCCTGCGCATCGGTTTGCAAGCGGCCAACGGCTCCAATCAGCAGTCCTGGCGGTGGCTCGTGGTCAGCGACCCGGCATTGCGCAACGAGATCGCCGAGCTGTACCGCGCCGCCTACCTGCTGCGGGTCGGTGGCCGGCTGATCGCCGACGTGGTGCCGGCGGGAACGCCCGAAGGCCGGATCATGTCGTCGACGGAGTGGTTGGTCACCAATATGGCGAAGGTTCCGCTGCTGGTGATTCCCTGCTACCAGCCCTACCTGCCGCGCATCGAAGGCGACGAATTGTTTCACCAGGCCACGCTCTACGGCTCGATCTTCCCGGCAGTGTGGAACTTTCAGCTGGCGCTGCACACCCGGGGCTACGGCACCTGCATCACCACCCTGCATCTGCATCGTGAGGAGGAGGTGCGGCGGCTGCTCGGGATTCCCGAGACCTACGTCCAGGGTTGTCTGCTGCCGGTGGGCCGGCTGCGCGCCGGGCACACGTTCCGGCCCGCCCGGCGACGGCCCGTCGGCGAGGTGGTCGCGCGCGACGGTTGGGACGGGCCCGCGCTCTAG
- a CDS encoding SDR family oxidoreductase: MARIVVIGGHGKVALQLARILRERGDQVTSVFRNPEHSDDVAATGAQPMVADIERLDTDVLAGLLAGHDAVVFSAGAGGGNPARTYAVDRDAAIRVIDAAARVGVKRFVMVSYFGAGPDHGVPQENSFFHYAEAKAAADAHLRASGLDWTVLGPGRLTLEPPTGRIALGEGKGEVSRADVASVAAAALADDSTVGRTIDFNNGETPIAEALAR; encoded by the coding sequence ATGGCACGAATCGTCGTCATCGGGGGCCACGGCAAGGTCGCACTGCAGCTGGCCCGCATCCTGCGCGAACGCGGCGACCAGGTCACGTCGGTCTTCCGCAACCCCGAGCACTCCGACGACGTCGCGGCCACCGGCGCCCAGCCCATGGTGGCCGACATCGAGCGGCTCGACACCGATGTCCTGGCCGGCCTACTGGCGGGCCACGACGCGGTGGTCTTCTCGGCCGGAGCCGGCGGCGGCAACCCGGCGCGCACCTACGCCGTCGACCGCGATGCCGCGATCCGCGTCATCGATGCCGCCGCGCGGGTGGGCGTCAAGCGATTCGTGATGGTCTCCTACTTCGGCGCCGGTCCAGATCATGGTGTACCACAGGAGAATTCGTTTTTTCACTACGCGGAGGCCAAGGCGGCCGCCGATGCCCATCTGCGCGCCAGCGGTCTCGACTGGACCGTCCTGGGACCGGGGCGGCTCACCCTCGAACCACCCACCGGCCGCATCGCGCTGGGCGAAGGCAAGGGCGAGGTCTCCCGGGCCGATGTCGCCTCGGTGGCCGCCGCCGCGCTGGCGGACGACTCGACCGTCGGCCGAACGATCGACTTCAACAACGGCGAGACACCGATCGCCGAAGCGCTGGCACGCTGA
- a CDS encoding SDR family oxidoreductase has translation MTIVDRLRYDGKRALVVGGATGMGAAAAKSAAELGAEVIVMDYAPVNYDVAKSIQVDLRDPASIDAALEQLDGPIHALFSAAGIADGTTDLMAINFIGHRHLIDRLLEKNQLPSGSAICFISSVAGMGWENDLDLLTEFLATPDFASAQEWVKAHEAEGIIHYGFSKKVVNAYVATQGYPLLKKGIRINAICPGPTDTPLAQANADLWLTFAQDYREETGSKVHTPEQMGDVMAFLNSAAAFGISGITLLVDYGHTMASLTNAYPPGKPIIDIIMGRVKL, from the coding sequence ATGACTATTGTCGATCGCTTGCGCTACGACGGCAAGCGGGCTCTTGTCGTCGGCGGCGCCACCGGCATGGGTGCGGCAGCGGCCAAGTCAGCGGCCGAACTCGGCGCCGAGGTGATCGTGATGGACTACGCGCCGGTGAACTATGACGTCGCCAAGTCCATCCAGGTCGACCTGCGCGATCCCGCATCGATCGACGCCGCACTCGAGCAGCTCGACGGTCCGATCCACGCCCTGTTCTCGGCCGCCGGCATCGCCGACGGAACAACCGACCTGATGGCGATCAACTTCATTGGCCACCGCCACCTCATCGACCGGCTCCTCGAGAAGAACCAGCTACCCTCGGGCTCGGCGATCTGCTTCATCTCCTCGGTCGCGGGCATGGGCTGGGAGAACGACCTGGATCTGCTGACGGAGTTCCTCGCCACGCCGGACTTCGCCTCGGCGCAGGAATGGGTCAAGGCGCACGAAGCCGAAGGCATCATCCACTACGGCTTCTCCAAGAAGGTCGTCAACGCCTACGTCGCAACGCAGGGCTACCCGCTGCTGAAGAAGGGCATCCGGATCAACGCGATCTGCCCCGGCCCCACCGACACCCCCCTCGCCCAGGCCAACGCCGACCTCTGGCTCACCTTCGCGCAGGACTACCGCGAAGAAACCGGTTCGAAGGTGCACACCCCGGAGCAGATGGGTGACGTGATGGCGTTCCTCAACAGTGCCGCCGCCTTCGGCATCAGCGGCATCACGCTGTTGGTGGACTACGGGCACACGATGGCCTCGCTGACGAATGCCTACCCGCCGGGCAAGCCGATCATCGACATCATCATGGGGCGCGTCAAACTCTAG
- a CDS encoding TetR/AcrR family transcriptional regulator, giving the protein MPRAESLRAGAAADLGTRRTEILTTAASLIAQSGLRTSLQEIADAAGILPGSLYHHFESKEAILIELIHRYQDDLDRIGQAAQAKLDKADPRPVPDQIVELGSAIANCAVQHRAALQMSFYEGPSTDPELMKLTQQRPVAIQEAMLQTLRAGRWSGYIKPDIDLPTLADRICQTMLQVGLDVMRHRSPADQVAALLCRIMLQGLATRPPTDSALDRSNAFAAARDVIDTWSDDSEADPSDKAAHVRAVARTEFGRKGYEATTIRDIASAAGLGTGTVYRLIGSKDELLASIMESFGRKVEAGWVNVLRADATPIEKLDALSWVNVNALDRFSDEFRIQLAWMRQSPPDTPNPGWLYATRLRQMKTLLSEGIRSGEISVDAASTAMLARCVIGLQWIPENILAEVGKRAALVHVRDTVLRGVAVRAG; this is encoded by the coding sequence ATGCCGCGAGCGGAGTCATTGCGAGCCGGTGCCGCAGCCGATTTGGGTACGCGCCGAACCGAGATCCTGACCACCGCAGCCTCGTTGATCGCGCAGTCGGGACTGCGGACCTCGTTGCAGGAGATCGCCGACGCGGCCGGCATTCTTCCCGGCAGTCTCTATCACCATTTCGAATCCAAAGAAGCGATCCTCATCGAGTTGATCCACCGCTATCAGGACGATCTGGACCGGATCGGGCAAGCCGCGCAAGCGAAGTTGGACAAAGCCGACCCGCGCCCCGTCCCCGACCAGATCGTCGAGCTGGGCTCGGCCATCGCCAACTGCGCCGTGCAGCACCGCGCCGCCCTGCAGATGTCGTTCTACGAGGGCCCGAGCACGGACCCGGAGTTGATGAAACTGACGCAGCAGCGGCCCGTGGCCATCCAGGAGGCGATGCTGCAGACGCTGCGCGCGGGCAGGTGGAGCGGCTACATCAAACCCGACATCGACCTGCCGACGTTGGCCGACCGCATCTGCCAGACCATGCTGCAGGTCGGCCTGGACGTCATGCGTCACAGGTCCCCCGCCGACCAAGTGGCCGCGCTCCTATGCCGAATCATGTTGCAGGGGCTGGCAACCCGGCCGCCCACCGACTCAGCGCTCGACCGATCCAACGCCTTCGCAGCCGCCCGGGACGTCATCGACACGTGGTCGGACGACAGCGAGGCCGACCCCAGCGACAAAGCGGCGCACGTCCGCGCGGTGGCGCGAACGGAATTCGGCCGCAAGGGCTACGAGGCCACCACCATCCGGGACATCGCCTCCGCGGCCGGCCTGGGCACCGGAACCGTCTACCGGCTGATCGGATCCAAGGACGAACTTCTCGCGTCGATCATGGAATCGTTCGGCCGCAAGGTCGAGGCGGGCTGGGTCAACGTGCTGCGCGCGGATGCCACGCCCATCGAAAAGCTTGACGCACTGAGCTGGGTCAACGTCAACGCCCTCGACCGGTTCTCCGACGAATTCCGCATTCAGCTCGCCTGGATGCGTCAATCACCGCCGGACACTCCCAACCCGGGCTGGCTGTACGCGACCCGACTTCGGCAGATGAAAACGCTGCTTTCCGAAGGCATCCGCTCCGGGGAGATCAGCGTGGACGCGGCATCCACCGCGATGCTCGCGCGGTGCGTCATCGGCTTGCAGTGGATACCGGAGAACATCCTTGCCGAGGTCGGCAAACGCGCGGCGCTGGTGCATGTCCGCGACACGGTTCTGCGTGGCGTCGCGGTTCGCGCCGGGTAG